A window of Hevea brasiliensis isolate MT/VB/25A 57/8 chromosome 14, ASM3005281v1, whole genome shotgun sequence contains these coding sequences:
- the LOC110670656 gene encoding pectinesterase-like — protein sequence MMSKVVVSAFSLILVVGVVIGVVAVVHRGGSESGDKVSTSTKNVAQICQPTDYKEVCEKSLGSVNNTEDPKEYVMAAILATMEAAKKSFNLSDDLVVKTKSSDPDTKMALEDCKELLDDAVEELQASFASVGESSLHTMDKRVAELQNWLSAVITYQQTCLDQFGDPNSQYKSTMKDGMVDASQLTSNALAIVNALAKIVSSLGLKFNFGSDSGNSTRRLLSVGEDGYPTWYSSPKRRLMATQDLSTIKPNATVALDGSGDFKTITEALNSIPLKNEGPFTIYVKEGVYKEYVSVDKKKVNVFMYGDGPLKTIVTGSHSNKTGYKTMRSATFEALGEGFTARSMAFENTAGPEGHQAVALRVQADRAAFFDCKIDGYQDTLYVQAHRQFFSKCSISGTIDFIFGDASCVIQNSEIVVRRPMNNQFNTVTAQGRAIRHQTTGLVLQNCTIIGEDKLLPDKNTLLSYLGRPWKEFSRAVIMESEITDVIHPDGWLPWNGNLYLDTLEFIEYGNTGTGAATDKRVKWKGFKVMTDKNEATQFTVDPFIQGNEWLNGTNGNYIPGLIR from the exons ATGATGAGCAAAGTAGTTGTATCAGCTTTTTCGCTCATTCTAGTAGTTGGGGTGGTGATTGGGGTTGTCGCCGTCGTCCATCGAGGTGGAAGCGAAAGTGGTGACAAGGTGTCTACCTCCACAAAGAATGTAGCTCAAATATGTCAACCCACCGATTACAAGGAAGTTTGTGAAAAGAGTCTTGGTTCTGTAAATAATACTGAGGATCCCAAGGAATATGTAATGGCAGCTATCTTAGCCACTATGGAAGCTGCCAAAAAATCTTTTAATTTGTCTGACGATCTAGTAGTGAAGACAAAATCATCTGATCCTGACACAAAAATGGCCCTGGAAGATTGCAAAGAATTGTTGGATGATGCAGTTGAAGAGCTTCAGGCATCGTTCGCTTCGGTGGGTGAAAGCAGCCTTCACACCATGGATAAACGTGTAGCTGAGCTACAGAACTGGCTGAGTGCAGTTATCACTTACCAACAAACCTGCTTGGATCAATTTGGTGATCCGAATAGTCAGTATAAATCCACCATGAAAGATGGTATGGTAGACGCAAGCCAACTCACCAGTAATGCCTTAGCTATCGTAAATGCATTGGCAAAGATTGTATCTTCACTGGGACTAAAGTTTAATTTTGGTAGTGATAGCGGCAATAGTACTCGGAGGCTTCTTTCAGTTGGTGAGGATGGCTATCCCACCTGGTACTCTAGCCCAAAACGTAGGCTTATGGCCACACAAGACCTTAGCACCATTAAGCCTAATGCCACTGTGGCTTTGGATGGTAGTGGAGATTTCAAGACCATTACTGAAGCTCTTAACTCTATCCCACTAAAGAATGAAGGCCCATTTACCATCTACGTTAAGGAAGGAGTTTACAAAGAATATGTGTCTGTGGACAAGAAAAAGGTCAATGTGTTCATGTATGGTGATGGCCCTCTGAAAACCATCGTCACAGGAAGCCACAGCAATAAAACTGGCTACAAAACCATGAGATCTGCCACATTCG AGGCTCTAGGAGAAGGATTCACTGCCAGATCGATGGCCTTCGAAAACACTGCAGGTCCAGAAGGTCACCAGGCTGTGGCACTCCGAGTCCAGGCAGATAGAGCAGCATTTTTCGACTGCAAGATTGATGGGTATCAAGACACCTTGTACGTCCAAGCCCATCGCCAATTTTTCAGCAAGTGTTCAATTTCAGGCACAATTGATTTCATCTTCGGAGACGCCTCTTGCGTGATCCAGAACTCTGAAATTGTGGTGAGGAGACCAATGAATAACCAATTTAACACTGTAACTGCACAAGGCAGGGCTATCAGGCATCAAACCACTGGATTAGTCCTCCAGAATTGCACAATTATAGGTGAGGACAAGCTATTACCTGACAAGAACACCCTTTTATCATACTTGGGCAGGCCCTGGAAGGAATTTTCAAGGGCAGTGATCATGGAATCAGAAATTACAGATGTCATTCACCCAGATGGGTGGCTACCATGGAATGGAAATTTGTACCTTGACACCTTGGAGTTCATTGAGTATGGCAACACTGGCACCGGAGCGGCCACCGATAAGAGGGTTAAATGGAAGGGTTTCAAGGTCATGACTGACAAGAATGAAGCTACTCAATTCACTGTCGATCCTTTCATCCAAGGAAACGAATGGCTGAATGGGACCAATGGAAATTATATCCCAGGCTTGATACGTTAA
- the LOC110670600 gene encoding pectinesterase-like, which yields MITKVIVSIFSLILIVCFVIGMAGWFNEESEMKNVNPHIKFVHDQVCEPTNYKESCAQTLESINSTDRKEIIKATILAASDAVKQSIKFTKRLEVKANSESRTKMALDDCQELLENAMQELQVSYSLVNGSDLSTINERSAQLQSWLSSVLAYQETCVDNFEDHSIIKPLIRMGMIDASHRIDNALAILSTSFNVPKSYDYYSPQSSRRLLSVGDDGYPTWFSASDRKLLALQDNDRIKPNAVVAQDDSGQFVNISAALSAYPKHLKGRYVIYVKAGIYHEHVTVTRKHPNVFIYGDGPKKTIVIGKKSFASGVNTWRTATFVAEADGLIAKSIGFANTAGLSGRHAVALRVDSDMSAFFNCRMDGYQNTLLYQAKRQFYRNCVISGTIDFIFGYGAAVIQNSLIIVRRPRTNQKNTVTADGRKEEHATTGLVIHNCRIVPEKKLVPHRFNIPTHLGRPWKPFSRTIVMESQLADFIQPEGWMAWAGFLHLDTLYYAEYANTGPGANTNRRVRWKNFHVIDRNEAHQFTAGEFLHGAEWIKRAGVPVLLGLRG from the exons atgattaCCAAAGTAATTGTTTCGATTTTTTCCCTCATTCTTATTGTTTGTTTCGTCATTGGAATGGCAGGTTGGTTCAATGAAGAGAGTGAAATGAAAAATGTGAATCCTCATATCAAGTTTGTTCATGACCAAGTTTGTGAACCCACCAATTACAAGGAATCTTGCGCTCAAACCCTTGAATCTATAAATAGCACAGACCGTAAAGAGATTATAAAGGCAACTATTCTAGCTGCATCAGATGCAGTGAAGCAATCGATAAAGTTCACCAAGCGTTTGGAAGTTAAGGCTAATAGTGAGTCTCGGACGAAAATGGCCCTCGATGATTGCCAAGAATTGCTGGAAAATGCTATGCAGGAGCTTCAGGTATCGTATTCACTAGTGAACGGTAGTGACTTGAGCACAATCAATGAACGTTCTGCCCAATTGCAGAGTTGGCTGAGCTCCGTCCTTGCATATCAAGAAACATGTGTGGATAATTTTGAAGACCATAGCATCATTAAGCCTTTGATAAGAATGGGTATGATTGATGCCAGCCATCGCATCGATAATGCTCTAGCTATCCTTTCTACATCGTTCAATGTCCCCAAGTCCTACGACTATTATTCGCCCCAAAGCTCTCGCCGGCTTCTTTCTGTTGGTGATGATGGATATCCCACATGGTTCTCTGCCTCTGACAGGAAACTTTTGGCCTTGCAAGATAATGACAGGATTAAACCAAATGCTGTTGTGGCTCAAGATGATAGTGGACAATTTGTGAACATTAGTGCAGCCCTTTCTGCATATCCCAAGCACCTAAAGGGTCGATATGTTATCTATGTCAAGGCAGGAATCTACCATGAGCACGTTACTGTCACCAGGAAACACCCTAATGTGTTCATTTATGGTGATGGACCCAAGAAGACCATAGTCATAGGAAAAAAGAGCTTCGCCAGTGGTGTTAACACATGGAGAACTGCCACATTTG TGGCTGAAGCTGATGGGCTCATCGCCAAGTCAATAGGATTTGCAAACACTGCTGGTCTTAGTGGACGCCATGCTGTGGCACTCCGAGTGGATTCAGATATGTCAGCTTTCTTTAACTGCAGAATGGATGGGTATCAAAACACATTGTTATACCAAGCTAAACGCCAATTCTACCGGAACTGTGTCATTTCCGGTACCATAGATTTCATCTTTGGTTATGGCGCTGCAGTGATCCAGAACTCCTTAATCATCGTCAGGAGGCCAAGGACCAACCAGAAGAACACAGTGACTGCAGATGGCAGGAAAGAAGAGCATGCAACAACTGGATTAGTCATCCACAACTGCAGAATTGTCCCTGAGAAGAAACTAGTCCCTCACAGGTTCAACATCCCAACACACTTAGGTAGGCCTTGGAAGCCATTTTCCAGGACTATTGTGATGGAGTCACAATTGGCAGATTTCATTCAGCCAGAGGGATGGATGGCTTGGGCAGGATTTTTACACCTTGACACTTTGTACTATGCTGAATATGCCAATACTGGACCTGGAGCCAATACTAATCGCAGAGTTAGGTGGAAGAATTTCCATGTCATAGACAGGAATGAGGCCCATCAGTTCACTGCCGGGGAATTCCTTCATGGAGCTgaatggattaagagagctggagTTCCTGTCTTGCTTGGATTGCGAGGCTGA
- the LOC110670661 gene encoding uncharacterized protein LOC110670661 — MPKSKRNRAVSLTKTKKKGREHKETIVNSIREAVENYNSIYVFTFENMRNLKFKEFREQLKSTSRFFLGSNKVMQVSLGRSVADEIRPGIHKVSKLLRGDAGLFLTNLPKEEVERLFNEYEEYDFARTGSIAMEKVELKEGPLEQFTHEMEPFLRKQGMPVRLNKGVVELVSDYVVCEEGKHLSPESARILRLLGIKMATFRLHLICRWSPEDFELYREGQDESDVESA; from the exons ATGCCAAAGTCCAAGCGTAACAGAGCAG TTTCGCTGACAAAAACCAAGAAGAAAGGGAGAGAACACAAGGAAACGATAGTGAATTCGATAAGGGAAGCGGTGGAAAACTACAATTCGATTTATGTGTTTACTTTTGAGAACATGAGAAATCTCAAGTTCAAGGAGTTTAGAGAGCAGCTCAAATCTACCAGCAG ATTCTTCCTTGGATCAAACAAAGTAATGCAGGTATCTCTAGGTCGATCAGTTGCTGATGAGATCAGGCCAGGAATTCACAAAGTTTCCAAG CTTCTCCGTGGAGATGCTGGACTTTTTCTCACCAATTTGCCAAAAGAAGAAGTTGAAAG GTTATTTAATGAATACGAGGAATATGACTTTGCAAGGACTGGAAGCATTGCAATGGAAAAG GTAGAACTTAAGGAAGGTCCTTTGGAGCAGTTTACCCATGAAATGGAGCCCTTTCTTCGCAAGCAAGGAATGCCTGTTCGGTTGAACAAGG GTGTTGTGGAGCTAGTTTCAGactatgttgtttgtgaagaggGAAAGCATTTGTCACCTGAGTCGGCTCGAATATTG CGATTATTGGGCATTAAGATGGCTACTTTCCGACTTCACTTAATTTGCAGATGGAGTCCTGAAGATTTTGAGCTTTATAGAGAAGGGCAAGATGAGTCAGATGTGGAATCTGCATAA
- the LOC131172640 gene encoding separase-like codes for MGCSSGALSLHGCYTPQGTPLSYLLAGSPIIVANLWEVTDKDIDRFGNAVLDAWLKERSSASTSCAQCNLLLKEFEAMNLKDGKVTIKRKVPKKKETETCDSESLNSCNHRPRIGSFMSQAREACTLPCLIGESPVCYGVPTGIRRKKDL; via the coding sequence ATGGGATGCAGTAGTGGTGCTTTGTCACTACATGGGTGTTACACGCCACAAGGTACTCCTTTATCCTATCTTCTTGCTGGTTCCCCAATCATTGTTGCAAATCTTTGGGAAGTTACGGACAAGGATATCGATCGGTTTGGAAACGCTGTGCTTGATGCCTGGTTAAAGGAAAGATCTAGTGCTTCCACTAGTTGTGCCCAATGCAATTTACTATTGAAAGAATTTGAGGCCATGAACTTGAAGGATGGCAAAGTTACAATCAAGAGGAAAGTCCCAAAGAAGAAAGAAACTGAAACTTGTGATAGTGAATCCTTGAATTCTTGTAACCATAGACCCAGGATTGGATCATTCATGAGTCAAGCTCGTGAAGCATGCACCCTCCCTTGTTTGATTGGAGAATCTCCAGTGTGTTATGGTGTCCCTACTGGCATAAGGAGGAAGAAGGATTTGTAG
- the LOC110670624 gene encoding uncharacterized protein LOC110670624, giving the protein MAKGSSSRGRRRIASRQCRPAPYQLPSCNQDVFEDLYLKKSSKVLDKKDWEDVTCSVCMECPHNAVLLLCSSYDKGCRPYMCATSFRYSNCLDQYRKAYTKVISSSGTADNPILLSDSGWPVDKCEVTNLACPLCRGQVKGWTVVEPAREYLNTKKRSCMQDDCSFVGTYKELRKHMKTAHPSAQPRKVDPILEQKWSRLEREREHDDVISTIRSTMPGAMVFGDYVIEGNNYGFDTDEEIGGFDADAAEGNGGFDRNLVNVFLLLHAFGPSGNGLNRRLRQSERTNHQTMDESAAGIHRISPVGGLNYSDDNDNGSDDDNGDGGLSLVSRLRRHGRVLLGRSGRRRRHREASGGSEMNWNGTGG; this is encoded by the coding sequence ATGGCAAAAGGTAGCAGTAGCAGAGGACGGCGCAGGATTGCTTCCCGACAATGCAGGCCAGCGCCATACCAACTGCCATCTTGTAATCAGGATGTTTTCGAGGATTTGTACCTTAAGAAATCCTCCAAAGTGTTGGATAAGAAAGACTGGGAAGATGTAACTTGTTCTGTGTGCATGGAGTGCCCACATAATGCTGTTCTTCTACTTTGTTCCTCTTATGACAAGGGTTGTCGTCCCTATATGTGTGCAACTAGCTTTCGTTATTCTAATTGCCTTGACCAGTACAGAAAGGCTTACACTAAAGTAATCTCTTCCAGTGGCACTGCTGATAACCCAATTCTGCTATCAGATTCTGGTTGGCCTGTTGACAAGTGTGAAGTTACAAACCTTGCTTGCCCCCTTTGCAGGGGCCAGGTGAAAGGGTGGACTGTGGTGGAACCTGCACGAGAATATCTAAATACCAAAAAGAGAAGCTGCATGCAGGATGACTGCTCATTTGTTGGAACTTACAAGGAGCTAAGGAAGCACATGAAGACAGCTCACCCCTCTGCACAGCCACGCAAAGTTGATCCAATTCTGGAGCAGAAATGGAGTAGGCTTGAGAGGGAACGCGAACATGATGATGTAATTAGTACAATACGGTCCACGATGCCTGGGGCAATGGTTTTTGGGGATTATGTAATAGAGGGAAATAATTATGGTTTTGATACAGATGAAGAAATTGGGGGTTTTGATGCAGATGCTGCAGAGGGGAATGGAGGTTTTGATCGAAACTTGGTGAACGTCTTCCTTCTATTGCATGCATTTGGGCCATCAGGGAATGGGCTCAATAGACGTCTGAGGCAGTCTGAGAGAACGAACCACCAAACAATGGATGAGAGTGCTGCTGGTATCCACCGCATTTCTCCTGTTGGTGGTTTGAATTACTCAGATGATAATGACAATGGTAGTGATGATGACAATGGTGACGGTGGGTTATCACTTGTAAGCCGCCTTCGCCGTCATGGCAGAGTGCTTCTGGGACGTTCTGGTAGGAGGCGCAGGCATAGAGAAGCCAGTGGGGGTTCGGAGATGAACTGGAATGGTACTGGGGGATAA
- the LOC110670666 gene encoding transcription factor bHLH91-like — translation MHGEIGCFDTNSMVQGADDGIGQVLQPPPPPPPMAGRTINIHNGFEENLKMSTEELENLKLSKEGLSYHHSYLHHQEEDTSAAREIQLQNHQQMAFNNTHLMQDSSNQVLAFTSSSLADASTYTSTADLFNLFHLPRCSASSLLPNSSISFTNPTHTTPLGFAGDLPMTDTASASSILYDPLFHLNLPPQPPLFRELFQSLPPHGYSLPDSRGSSLFAGEGDDHVEGSGGGGEGGLYQDGDGEQQFDNGVLDFTWDMACMGKDREAGKMTKHFATERQRRQHLNDKYRALRDLVPNPTKSDRASVVGDAIDYIKELLRTVDELKILVEKKRCARERSKRLKTEDDSIGNTGNESCSTVMKSIGDPDQSFNNGSLRSSWLQRKSKDSEIDVRIIDDEVTIKLVQRKKINCLLYVSRVVDELKLDLHHVAGGQIGDYYSFLFNTKIYEGSSVYASAIANKLIEVVDRHYASTPSTTPSTSCY, via the exons ATGCATGGAGAAATAGGTTGCTTTGATACCAACTCCATGGTGCAAGGAGCAGATGATGGAATTGGCCAGGTTTTGCAacctccacctcctccaccaCCCATGGCAGGGCGTACCATAAATATCCATAATGGCTTTGAAGAGAATCTCAAGATGTCCACAGAAGAGCTAGAGAATCTCAAGTTGTCCAAAGAAGGGCTATCTTACCACCATAGCTATCTTCATCACCAAGAAGAGGATACTTCTGCTGCCAGAGAAATCCAACTTCAGAATCATCAGCAGATGGCTTTTAATAATACCCATTTGATGCAAGATTCTTCAAATCAAGTTTTGGCTTTCACTTCATCTTCTTTGGCAGATGCATCGACCTACACTTCAACAGCGGACCTTTTCAATCTTTTCCACTTACCCAGATGCTCAGCTTCCTCTTTGCTCCCAAATTCTTCCATCTCCTTCACAAACCCTACACATACAACTCCACTAGGCTTTGCTGGAGATCTTCCAATGACAGATACAGCATCTGCCTCCTCCATTCTCTATGACCCACTTTTCCACCTGAACCTTCCCCCACAACCTCCTTTATTCAGGGAATTATTTCAATCTCTACCTCCACATGGATACTCGTTGCCTGACTCGAGAGGCAGCTCCTTGTTTGCTGGTGAAGGAGATGATCACGTTGAGGGAAGTGGAGGAGGAGGAGAAGGAGGTCTTTACCAAGATGGGGATGGTGAGCAGCAGTTTGATAATGGAGTTCTGGACTTCACATGGGACATGGCTTGTATGGGTAAAGATAGAGAAGCTGGGAAAATGACCAAACACTTTGCCACTGAACGCCAAAGGAGACAACACCTGAATGACAAGTACCGGGCCTTGAGAGATTTGGTTCCTAACCCTACCAAG AGTGATAGAGCATCTGTGGTTGGAGATGCAATAGATTACATAAAAGAACTTCTTCGAACAGTAGATGAGCTGAAAATACTAGTGGAGAAAAAGAGATGTGCAAGAGAGAGGAGCAAGAGACTCAAAACTGAAGATGATTCCATAGGGAATACTGgtaatgaaagttgttctacagtAATGAAGTCTATTGGTGACCCAGATCAGTCCTTCAATAATGGATCATTAAGAAGCTCTTGGCTTCAAAGAAAATCCAAGGACTCAGAGATTGATGTTAGAATAATAGATGATGAAGTTACTATCAAACTTGTTCAGAGAAAGAAGATCAATTGCTTGTTGTATGTATCCAGAGTTGTTGATGAACTTAAGCTTGATCTCCATCATGTTGCTGGTGGCCAGATTGGTGACTACTACAGCTTTCTGTTTAATACCAAG ATATATGAAGGTTCTTCAGTTTATGCAAGTGCCATAGCAAACAAGCTGATTGAGGTGGTGGACAGACATTATGCATCAACTCCATCTACAACTCCATCTACAAGTTGCTATTAG